Proteins from one Asterias rubens chromosome 21, eAstRub1.3, whole genome shotgun sequence genomic window:
- the LOC117304388 gene encoding mucin-17-like isoform X2, protein MKSPPTTLVLTCTGNVADEDLEDRLAKITAALKDLSETDNDAVNLSKVEPWNSVRVTFNIPPEAAARLRELAQRGDPNLHKLGILSVQVENGEAISLPPAPANEAQRSLFSPLPSIPSSTPQLALGTPIVPPSPSPVMASPLNPSSTATPATMVAGLSIGSGGGLNFPMPGVNLQQVTRPPLQGLPGPGPGSLFPQQGAGNLWNAMNAPQQRPIQPPPASFWNQIPQFFPQVNMAQPNQQQNVQAQTAPTLPTLPTPQQAKAPVKKRRKRTKKANIQPPELAVAAGQPLLPLPPHLQSLPPTTTPDNIDSFNTSKPSNLILPPSLIDNPISPNSPPSSSTATSVMSAASVAVTSTVPCTQFSFTEVPMTRGLVTSPHTQQMQLLQKKTDVALTSPLLVNLLQSDISSKQFPLANTSGGKTTGTITPTTGQLGPFSQETLMATPPTTALSTSSPFTIGNSVGTLGTPNIPNNIPPFLTSQGNILSQISTSGQFTPTNPMLQANIGHLSQEQIQFQLNQLTSAGQFTQAQMQHGQFMQGHISQSPMMPGQNPMQPNMQTFPMPGGHHSSNPSFAPQMSHIQLPNVRMSIGPISNTEQIPQNQIRPGFMHPGQMPRNQVPIESIQLQQNNLPITQSNIQPNRQLEMIPSTMSVNQMDPWSVASTFSSSTDLEKQRILMELQSKKPKESIPSWNGSDKPAGPPKPKVELNPAFDEEAALRGMTEAERDTMAAAAVIAREAKEAADAKNDKQSPSKDVLPSKPEPQLKDQAVKTVTSSTTSGSFTESSGLSTQRPKSVPSANIASPVTSLSEGQFDLLKAGQLSSRVGPQTAPSSTERRLSNSPVRLSPPKMPENIKQRRTPPSSATRPIPHQQGHYGPISGGSPTSMSSSIAGLQTLTSRTFAPAAQPSIRDMALTRNNPEHNTLSQFLSSVTPPSEILQMAPLFRSAKQQETTPKPMLGVAPSSTAPQSDWLSLPSVEGQKPLLPLPSQIGARTPMHPAEFSAATERMLGSMLDTHKSNISDIERPPNQPRVITTEGIKFMHQLVGRATPSNTTNQGPAKDSSTLKDIPQEQEQAGSAKQDDKSQLKALLNEIGNPEKCPVGAKLQVASTNVADDKNVEKFQLSTTPTSRDSGLDVRQPSSTPPSASHHAESWLGIPNQGTPFPQVSRTKVDTVPQPSNITSMYIPPSIIGNQQQRAMFSRPSTEQQLGTSSTTASTAATFETSHLGSLSPFSGLVGDGSKSGPFKNFKEFDQTSPPVYHGQPQAQPRETLSSIEQKEAQFSHSVEGSATNFPGLKLAMPSQHQLQTHSFPTHLPTKSHIPQQPSMQETPMTVLERAPEILLSPTTLSTASKELLESLAAHGTVSALHPAPESLPDVGGSHGPGSEQITQMFQGPTSSKSEAETCTEIPNSSPPDVAPAMINSNSTTEQTMPGTTPNACSSASVTPTSSTPDPQSDLEHPAGKPGITSQAVITTAESSVASILPAIPTVAVSSASVSAFTPVQQSSDLSDMKQMSLMPLSQLVAATHGPLQSHLSSQPKAIVPITQSLPSLSQPPVSRQSTVNLQENTVLTGEKEQNTLLSQVPKPALQTENPRVEPPSYQQSYPTPKLSEKMSKSSQDEVQRVDPESPSIGVVGEADINSQHVYGKPSGEKRVSQLRLSPKAGSGIGHQQGPQTQTTTTSPVKPSIYTSASSTLAQAQSIMVKTAAMSRASGIMKATEQMSRPVRSRTPPRASLSTLPPTTCNNDSSLGSASALLSSIAKSAWTVTTAMASAAKAKVVPTPKATDKNLIRMRRSPETLPPAGKMATGERGSSSHDTAGLHARQTPNSPAFKNIPKTPTDSSADQMQLMMKNVEGSPGSSRVQIDAPNVTQRDLQFSSAVTKQTFAVKATTSDTVHPTKSLTHSFSNRIESESVPTTQTSPVPPHHIASPLSSSFSTANPVSHPIITTATESQLTTRLKSTKSFIDFTETTPFALAQQAQQQAPPLTETLDGGKLNLSPAESFTFGEWQLSTLEKRSPSDDQKSHEKISLLGQPNKSPAFVSNTTTVAPEEQAHISPKAVSPRGKSPIADTSAPIVPCSTTEGDLRLVTPAAEIDTPGSDQVNDKSNQDEGSKETDQSVGVKSVDQESAITLPATSTQSPEDEGALISSEAVSPSKPELQTGPDPSTLAVTSMMSSIPTRASSSSPEPRKRPLSESVEEHPAKKTKESSSPIKDSAQNLTGPTQQVDESISYESVVTPAVTGGTLLEKDLETESIKMPPNTVEVTPDVVKVPELNKLSEDKQEAEVPVGGEASTGIEAVVSAVATTDEAVKSCEGIMENRVEETPKSSSQEEPNKSCEVGTSLDTDIPSDSLLLNKPDQITILVEEVVQKDPESEELLDKISSKSVSDEPAKGEVLGTDKLEVPSAKSPDEEPCHSGAATNLSEKEQSKEGGTKQGKDSEGEFEPRRTRHTSEEVPGMSLRSLRSGRRSPAEQLSRGKDREKEESPPTTRGRGQKDRDMAGDVDSDGSSRKRSTRSSGRDMYYGPVPSYKRRKMNQK, encoded by the exons ATGAAGTCACCTCCAACAACGCTGGTTTTGACCTGTACTGGGAACGTTGCTGATGAAGACCTGGAAGACAGACTCGCAAAGATAACAGCTGCCCTCAAGGATCTCTCAGAGACTG ataATGATGCTGTGAACCTCTCCAAGGTGGAGCCATGGAACAGTGTCCGTGTCACCTTCAATATCCCACCCGAAGCTGCAGCACGTCTACGAGAGCTTGCTCAACGAGGGGACCCCAATCTCCACAAGCTAGGTATTCTATCTGTGCAGGTGGAAAATGGCGAGGCTATTTCCCTGCCTCCTGCTCCAGCAAACGAAGCACAGCGCAGCCTGTTTTCTCCGCTGCCCTCAATACCCTCGAGTACACCCCAACTTGCTCTTGGTACCCCAATCGTTCCCCCGTCTCCTTCGCCCGTGATGGCATCTCCTCTGAATCCGTCATCGACTGCAACTCCTGCAACCATGGTCGCTGGGCTCTCAATAGGTTCTGGAGGTGGATTAAATTTCCCAATGCCTGGTGTCAATCTTCAGCAGGTTACCAGACCACCTCTCCAAGGGTTACCAGGCCCAGGCCCTGGGTCGTTGTTTCCTCAACAAGGTGCTGGAAACCTCTGGAATGCCATGAATGCCCCTCAGCAACGCCCTATCCAACCACCACCTGCTAGTTTCTGGAACCAGATTCCCCAGTTTTTCCCCCAGGTCAACATGGCACAGCCAAATCAGCAGCAGAACGTGCAAGCTCAAACAGCTCCTACTCTGCCGACTCTGCCAACCCCACAACAAGCAAAAGCTCCAGTCAAAAAGAGGCGCAAACGCACAAAGAAAGCAAACATCCAGCCTCCTGAACTAGCGGTAGCAGCAGGACAGCCCCTTCTACCCCTACCCCCTCATCTACAGTCCCTACCTCCCACCACGACTCCAGATAACATTGACAGCTTCAACACCAGTAAACCATCCAATCTGATCCTTCCACCAAGCTTAATTGACAATCCCATCAGTCCAAATTCACCTCCGTCTTCATCGACGGCAACAAGTGTCATGTCTGCTGCATCTGTAGCAGTAACATCAACAGTGCCATGTACACAGTTTTCATTCACTGAGGTACCCATGACAAGGGGACTTGTCACAAGCCCGCATACCCAACAAATGCAGCTTCTACAGAAGAAAACAGACGTTGCACTGACGAGCCCACTCTTGGTAAATCTTCTTCAGAGTGACATCTCATCGAAACAGTTTCCTCTGGCGAATACTTCGGGAGGTAAAACAACCGGGACTATTACCCCAACAACCGGTCAACTTGGACCTTTCAGCCAAGAGACATTGATGGCAACTCCTCCAACTACAGCACTGAGTACAAGTTCTCCATTTACAATCGGAAATAGTGTCGGCACTCTGGGGACTCCAAACATTCCGAATAATATTCCCCCGTTTTTGACGTCGCAGGGAAACATTTTGAGTCAGATATCCACGTCGGGTCAATTCACGCCCACTAATCCTATGTTGCAGGCGAACATTGGACATCTCTCTCAGGAGCAAATCCAATTTCAACTCAATCAGTTGACATCTGCTGGGCAGTTCACACAAGCCCAAATGCAGCATGGTCAGTTTATGCAGGGTCACATATCACAGAGTCCAATGATGCCGGGTCAAAATCCAATGCAACCAAACATGCAAACTTTTCCGATGCCTGGTGGGCACCATTCATCGAATCCCTCCTTTGCTCCCCAGATGTCCCACATTCAACTCCCTAATGTCAGGATGTCCATCGGCCCGATATCAAATACAGAACAGATTCCTCAAAATCAGATCAGACCAGGTTTTATGCACCCTGGACAAATGCCTCGAAACCAAGTTCCGATAGAGTCTATTCAGTTGCAACAAAACAACTTGCCAATAACTCAGTCTAACATTCAACCTAATCGGCAGCTCGAAATGATCCCTAGTACCATGTCAGTGAACCAAATGGACCCTTGGAGTGTTGCTTCTACTTTTAGCTCATCAACTGACCTAGAAAAGCAGCGGATACTAATGGAGCTTCAATCCAAGAAACCAAAAGAATCTATTCCTAGTTGGAATGGGAGTGACAAGCCAGCTGGACCTCCAAAGCCGAAGGTCGAATTGAATCCTGCATTTGATGAAGAAGCTGCTTTACGTGGTATGACAGAGGCAGAAAGAGACACCATGGCAGCTGCTGCAGTCATTGCCAGGGAAGCCAAGGAGGCTGCTGATGCTAAGAACGATAAACAATCTCCCAGCAAAGATGTCTTACCTTCAAAGCCTGAACCCCAACTGAAGGACCAAGCTGTAAAAACAGTAACTTCATCGACCACTTCAGGATCATTCACAGAAAGTAGCGGGTTGTCAACTCAACGGCCCAAATCGGTTCCCAGTGCCAATATTGCTTCTCCAGTTACAAGCCTCTCAGAAGGGCAGTTTGACCTTTTGAAGGCTGGTCAGTTATCATCTAGAGTTGGACCGCAGACAGCACCATCAAGCACTGAGAGGAGATTGTCAAATTCGCCCGTTCGTTTGTCTCCTCCGAAGATGCCTGAAAACATAAAGCAGAGGAGGACTCCCCCATCATCAGCCACCAGGCCAATCCCCCATCAGCAAGGCCATTATGGACCCATCTCAGGAGGGTCGCCAACATCTATGTCATCTAGCATTGCAGGACTACAAACCTTGACGTCTAGAACCTTTGCTCCAGCAGCCCAGCCCTCCATCAGGGATATGGCATTAACGAGAAACAATCCAGAGCACAATACGCTTAGTCAGTTCCTGAGTAGTGTTACTCCACCCTCGGAGATACTACAGATGGCACCGTTGTTCCGCAGCGCTAAGCAGCAGGAAACAACTCCAAAACCCATGCTAGGGGTTGCACCTAGCTCCACTGCTCCCCAGAGTGACTGGCTTTCTTTACCATCTGTAGAAGGTCAGAAGCCTCTGCTACCTTTACCTTCTCAAATAGGAGCACGGACACCAATGCATCCAGCAGAATTTAGCGCTGCTACAGAGAGAATGCTAGGGAGCATGCTTGACACACACAAATCTAATATCAGTGATATTGAGCGCCCACCAAATCAACCAAGAGTCATCACAACAGAGGGCATCAAATTTATGCACCAATTAGTTGGAAGAGCTACACCATCAAATACCACTAATCAAGGCCCTGCTAAGGATTCATCTACCCTTAAAGACATCCCACAGGAGCAAGAACAAGCTGGGTCTGCAAAACAAGATGATAAATCACAACTCAAGGCACTGTTGAATGAGATTGGTAACCCGGAAAAATGTCCAGTAGGGGCAAAGCTCCAGGTAGCCAGTACAAATGTTGCAGATGACAAAAATGTTGAGAAGTTCCAACTATCTACAACACCAACGTCAAGGGATTCTGGTCTAGATGTTAGGCAGCCATCATCCACGCCTCCATCTGCTTCACATCATGCAGAATCATGGCTTGGTATTCCAAATCAAGGCACTCCTTTTCCCCAAGTATCTCGCACTAAAGTCGATACTGTACCACAACCTAGTAACATCACCTCCATGTACATACCGCCTTCTATCATTGGTAATCAGCAGCAACGAGCGATGTTTAGCCGACCTTCTACTGAACAGCAGCTTGGAACAAGCTCTACAACTGCTTCTACAGCGGCAACATTTGAAACCTCTCACCTTGGAAGTTTGTCGCCATTTTCTGGTCTGGTAGGTGACGGAAGCAAGAGCGGACCGTTTAAAAATTTTAAAGAATTCGATCAGACTTCTCCACCTGTGTATCATGGTCAGCCTCAGGCTCAACCGAGGGAAACCTTAAGTAGTATTGAACAGAAAGAAGCTCAATTCAGCCACAGTGTCGAGGGTTCAGCAACTAATTTCCCAGGTCTGAAGCTAGCCATGCCATCCCAGCATCAACTCCAGACTCACTCATTTCCTACGCATTTACCCACAAAATCCCATATACCTCAGCAACCATCAATGCAGGAGACACCGATGACAGTATTGGAAAGAGCTCCTGAAATTTTACTGTCACCCACTACGCTTTCAACAGCATCAAAAGAGTTGTTAGAGAGCCTAGCAGCCCATGGCACAGTCTCAGCATTACATCCTGCTCCAGAATCATTGCCTGATGTTGGTGGCAGCCACGGTCCAGGCTCGGAGCAAATAACTCAGATGTTTCAAGGACCTACTTCTTCAAAATCTGAAGCAGAAACATGTACTGAAATACCTAACAGTTCACCACCTGACGTAGCACCTGCAATGATCAACAGTAACTCAACAACAGAACAAACAATGCCTGGCACTACTCCCAATGCATGTAGCTCTGCTTCTGTGACACCTACATCATCAACGCCCGATCCACAATCTGATTTAGAGCATCCAGCTGGCAAACCAGGAATCACATCTCAAGCAGTTATTACAACAGCAGAATCGAGTGTGGCATCGATCCTGCCAGCAATACCCACAGTTGCTGTTTCAAGTGCGAGTGTGTCTGCATTCACACCCGTCCAGCAATCGAGTGATCTTAGTGACATGAAACAGATGTCCTTGATGCCACTTTCACAGCTGGTAGCAGCTACTCACGGGCCTCTGCAAAGTCACCTAAGCAGCCAGCCTAAAGCAATTGTCCCCATCACTCAATCATTACCATCATTATCCCAGCCTCCTGTAAGTCGGCAGTCCACAGTGAACCTGCAAGAAAATACTGTGCTCACAGGTGAGAAAGAGCAAAACACTCTTCTATCTCAAGTTCCCAAGCCTGCCCTGCAGACTGAGAATCCGAGAGTAGAGCCCCCAAGCTATCAGCAGTCATACCCAACACCAAAGTTGTCcgagaaaatgtcaaaatcgaGTCAAGATGAGGTGCAACGGGTTGATCCAGAATCTCCATCAATAGGTGTTGTTGGTGAAGCAGACATTAATTCACAGCATGTGTATGGAAAGCCTTCAGGAGAAAAGCGAGTATCACAACTACGGCTGTCGCCCAAGGCAGGATCAGGCATTGGTCACCAACAAGGCCCTCAAACTCAAACGACAACCACATCACCCGTAAAGCCTTCAATTTACACTTCAGCATCGAGCACCTTAGCACAAGCCCAATCAATTATGGTCAAGACAGCAGCAATGTCTAGGGCCTCTGGAATCATGAAGGCAACAGAACAGATGTCAAGACCTGTGCGATCAAGAACTCCACCAAGAGCATCTCTGTCGACACTTCCCCCGACCACCTGTAATAATGACTCCTCACTTGGGAGTGCTAGTGCCTTGTTGAGCTCCATTGCCAAGTCAGCATGGACAGTCACGACTGCAATGGCGTCGGCGGCAAAAGCCAAGGTCGTTCCAACCCCAAAGGCAACTGATAAAAACCTTATCCGTATGAGAAGATCCCCAGAGACACTCCCTCCAGCTGGTAAAATGGCAACAGGAGAAAGAGGATCATCTAGCCATGACACTGCTGGTCTGCATGCTCGGCAAACACCAAATTCACCCGCATTTAAGAACATCCCCAAGACCCCAACTGATTCCTCTGCTGATCAAATGCAGCTGATGATGAAAAACGTAGAGGGAAGCCCAGGGTCAAGCCGAGTCCAAATTGATGCACCTAATGTTACACAAAGAGATTTGCAATTCAGCTCTGCAGTTACAAAACAAACCTTTGCTGTTAAAGCCACGACAAGTGATACTGTACACCCAACCAAGTCGTTGACTCACAGCTTCTCAAATAGAATAGAGAGTGAGAGTGTACCAACTACCCAGACATCGCCAGTACCACCTCACCATATTGCGAGCCCTCTATCATCAAGTTTCTCAACGGCAAACCCTGTCTCTCATCCGATAATTACAACCGCGACAGAATCTCAGCTCACGACCAGGTTGAAATCAACAAAATCATTCATCGATTTCacagaaacaacaccctttgcCTTAGCGCAGCAGGCACAGCAGCAGGCTCCCCCACTTACAGAGACACTCGACGGGGGAAAACTAAACCTTTCGCCAGCCGAGTCTTTCACGTTTGGAGAATGGCAACTGAGCACCCTTGAAAAGAGATCTCCATCTGATGACCAGAAATCTCATGAAAAAATCAGTTTGCTGGGACAACCCAATAAGAGCCCTGCCTTTGTTTCAAACACTACAACAGTGGCTCCCGAGGAGCAAGCACACATTTCCCCGAAGGCTGTAAGCCCAAGAGGAAAATCACCTATTGCGGATACCAGTGCTCCTATTGTACCGTGCAGCACCACAGAAGGAGACTTAAGATTAGTAACTCCAGCAGCTGAGATTGATACACCCGGAAGTGATCAGGTTAATGACAAATCAAACCAGGATGAAGGTTCCAAGGAGACAGATCAGAGTGTTGGAGTCAAATCAGTTGATCAGGAGTCTGCGATCACATTGCCGGCAACCTCAACACAATCACCAGAGGATGAGGGAGCATTGATCTCCTCTGAGGCAGTTTCTCCGAGCAAACCGGAGCTTCAAACCGGACCTGATCCCTCAACCCTTGCCGTGACCAGCATGATGTCTTCGATCCCAACTCGggcatcatcatcatctcctGAGCCCCGTAAGAGACCCTTATCTGAAAGCGTCGAGGAGCACCCTGCAAAGAAAACTAAAGAAAGCTCATCCCCTATCAAGGATAGTGCACAAAATTTAACAGGCCCTACTCAACAAGTCGATGAAAGCATCTCATATGAGTCTGTAGTCACACCTGCAGTAACAGGTGGAACATTATTGGAAAAAGACTTGGAGACTGAGTCTATAAAGATGCCGCCGAACACTGTAGAGGTGACTCCTGATGTTGTTAAAGTGCCTGAACTAAACAAACTCTCTGAGGATAAACAAGAAGCAGAGGTACCTGTCGGTGGTGAAGCATCGACAGGAATTGAAGCTGTAGTTTCTGCAGTAGCAACAACTGATGAAGCTGTTAAGTCATGCGAGGGGATTATGGAAAACCGCGTTGAAGAGACTCCAAAGTCCAGTTCGCAAGAAGAACCTAATAAATCTTGTGAGGTGGGTACATCCTTGGACACGGATATACCTTCGGACTCGTTGCTCTTAAACAAACCAGATCAAATCACAATCCTTGTCGAAGAAGTCGTACAAAAAGATCCTGAAAGTGAAGAGTTGCTTGACAAAATCTCCTCGAAAAGCGTGTCTGATGAGCCGGCGAAAGGAGAGGTCTTGGGGACAGACAAACTTGAGGTTCCATCTGCCAAGAGCCCTGACGAAGAGCCCTGCCACTCTGGGGCTGCAACGAACCTCTCAGAAAAGGAGCAAAGCAAGGAGGGTGGGACGAAGCAAGGGAAAGATTCAGAAGGAGAGTTTGAACCTCGAAGGACAAGGCACACCTCAGAAGAAGTTCCTGGTATGTCATTGAGGAGTCTACGGAGCGGACGGCGTTCTCCAGCGGAGCAGCTGTCTCGAGGGAAGGACAGAGAGAAAGAAGAGTCACCTCCAACGACGAGGGGACGAGGACAGAAGGATCGAGACATGGCGGGGGACGTTGATTCTGACGGCTCATCCAGGAAACGAAGCACTCGCTCCTCAGGAAGAG ATATGTATTACGGCCCCGTACCATCCTACAAAAGGCGAAAGATGAACCAGAAGTAG